The proteins below are encoded in one region of Nitrospirota bacterium:
- a CDS encoding DMT family transporter yields the protein MTPPSNSLAYGSVLLAAALWGGSIVAQKMALGSFSAVEASVLRDIGGLAILLATWWWQDGTLAKLTKADLRLLGLLGLGVLGNHLLILMGLKYVSGAVGGVIIGASPVVTALLSALLIQDVPLRAVWAGGLLSFAGVALVSVAGFQAAGDQPLFGSLLVFLGVASWALYSIGSRQLMERHSALTVNWTTLLVATVLQIPLLWTDRKMLDAGLGSVTQADWMALGYLVLFATAIAQQAWLFGVKGIGPSRASVLGNLTPVAAIVLSAVLLKEPVGTNEILGIALILAGVWVVDRQTSKRTGG from the coding sequence ATGACTCCTCCCTCCAATAGCCTAGCCTACGGATCGGTTCTTCTCGCTGCGGCCCTCTGGGGCGGCTCGATCGTGGCGCAGAAAATGGCCCTCGGGTCCTTCTCTGCCGTCGAGGCATCGGTCCTGCGTGACATCGGCGGCTTGGCGATTCTCCTGGCCACCTGGTGGTGGCAGGACGGCACCTTGGCTAAGCTGACCAAGGCGGATCTGCGCCTGCTGGGACTGCTCGGGCTCGGCGTCTTGGGCAACCACCTTCTCATTCTCATGGGCCTCAAATATGTGAGCGGGGCCGTGGGCGGGGTGATCATCGGCGCGAGTCCTGTGGTGACCGCGCTGCTCTCGGCTCTCTTGATTCAGGACGTCCCGCTCCGCGCCGTTTGGGCCGGCGGTCTCCTGTCCTTTGCGGGGGTGGCGTTGGTCTCAGTGGCCGGATTTCAAGCAGCGGGCGATCAGCCTCTGTTCGGCAGTCTGCTGGTCTTTCTCGGCGTGGCGAGCTGGGCTCTCTATAGTATCGGCAGCAGGCAGCTCATGGAGCGCCACTCGGCCCTCACCGTCAATTGGACGACCTTGCTGGTTGCCACAGTGTTGCAAATTCCTCTCTTGTGGACGGATCGCAAGATGTTGGATGCGGGACTCGGGTCCGTGACGCAGGCAGACTGGATGGCGCTGGGCTATCTGGTCCTCTTTGCCACGGCCATCGCGCAACAGGCCTGGCTGTTCGGCGTGAAGGGCATTGGGCCTTCGCGCGCGTCGGTCCTGGGCAACCTGACTCCTGTGGCAGCCATCGTGTTGTCCGCTGTGCTCTTAAAAGAACCGGTGGGCACGAACGAAATCCTCGGTATCGCGCTGATCCTGGCAGGGGTCTGGGTGGTCGATCGGCAAACCTCCAAGCGGACAGGCGGCTGA
- a CDS encoding carboxypeptidase M32: MKTLKTVEDLTTRLLEIQRINSAASLLSWDQETYMPAGGGEARAEQISTLQGIAHQKLVSPEIDGLLATWIDPQTGAIQDSPGDAWDEPSRSLLREVWRDYSRAKKLPSDFVITLSRECSLAQQVWAEAKKASNFALFLPNLRTILSLKKQETQYLGYKDSPYDALLDVYEPGSTIAALRPLFAQVKARLVPLLQKIQNSQTQVDDSALFRSYDTARQMEFGRLVLVAMGYDFERGRLDLSSHPFTTSFHPTDVRVTTRVFEHDLQSCLFSCIHEGGHGLYDQGLDTRYFGTPLGESVSLGIHESQSRMWENCVGRSRSFWRFFYPLLQQTFPQQLGSLDGEQFYAAINRVKPSLIRVEADELTYNLHIMLRFEIEQDLIEGRTSPEDLPGIWNQKMQDYLGIRPSNDAEGVLQDVHWSLGAFGYFPTYTLGNLYSVQFYEQAKLEVPRLEENIAAGQLLELRRWLEQKIHRWGRMFTPDHLAQRVTGKSLDPEPFLSYVEKKYGEIYRLPGS; the protein is encoded by the coding sequence GTGAAGACCCTGAAGACCGTGGAAGATTTAACGACCAGACTCTTGGAGATCCAGCGGATTAACAGCGCCGCCTCACTCCTCTCATGGGATCAGGAAACCTATATGCCGGCCGGAGGAGGCGAAGCCCGCGCCGAACAGATTTCGACGCTCCAGGGCATCGCCCACCAGAAACTGGTCTCGCCGGAGATTGACGGACTGCTCGCAACCTGGATCGATCCCCAGACCGGCGCCATCCAGGATAGCCCTGGGGATGCCTGGGATGAGCCCTCGCGATCCCTGCTCCGTGAAGTATGGCGGGACTATAGCCGCGCGAAGAAACTACCGTCCGACTTTGTGATCACGCTCAGCCGGGAATGTTCGCTGGCGCAGCAAGTCTGGGCCGAGGCAAAGAAGGCCAGCAACTTTGCCCTGTTCCTGCCGAACCTGCGCACCATCCTGTCGCTCAAAAAGCAGGAAACCCAATATCTCGGCTACAAAGACTCGCCCTACGATGCGTTACTGGATGTGTATGAACCGGGCTCGACGATCGCCGCGCTCCGCCCTCTCTTCGCCCAGGTGAAGGCACGGCTCGTTCCATTACTGCAAAAAATTCAGAACAGTCAGACTCAGGTCGACGACTCGGCGCTCTTTCGCAGTTACGATACAGCGCGGCAGATGGAATTCGGCCGGTTGGTCTTGGTCGCCATGGGCTATGACTTCGAACGGGGCCGCCTCGACCTGTCGTCTCACCCCTTCACGACCTCCTTCCATCCGACGGACGTGCGCGTCACCACGCGCGTCTTCGAACATGACCTGCAATCCTGCCTGTTCAGCTGTATCCATGAAGGAGGCCACGGCCTCTACGACCAGGGCCTCGATACGCGCTACTTTGGGACCCCGCTTGGCGAGTCGGTCTCGCTCGGCATTCATGAAAGCCAGTCACGCATGTGGGAAAACTGCGTGGGCCGCTCGCGATCGTTTTGGCGCTTCTTTTACCCCCTGCTGCAACAAACCTTTCCGCAGCAATTGGGTTCTCTCGACGGAGAACAATTCTATGCGGCCATTAATCGCGTGAAGCCCTCGCTGATTCGGGTCGAAGCCGATGAGCTCACCTACAACCTCCACATCATGTTGCGGTTCGAAATCGAGCAGGATCTCATCGAAGGCAGGACGAGCCCGGAAGACTTGCCGGGGATCTGGAACCAGAAGATGCAGGACTATCTCGGCATCCGTCCCTCGAACGATGCGGAGGGCGTGCTGCAAGACGTGCATTGGTCGCTTGGAGCCTTCGGCTACTTCCCGACCTACACGCTGGGCAATCTCTACTCCGTCCAATTCTACGAGCAGGCCAAACTGGAGGTTCCACGGCTGGAGGAGAACATTGCGGCAGGGCAACTACTGGAGCTGCGGCGCTGGCTCGAACAGAAGATTCACCGCTGGGGCCGGATGTTCACGCCGGATCACCTGGCCCAACGAGTCACGGGCAAGAGCCTCGACCCGGAACCCTTCTTATCCTATGTGGAGAAAAAATACGGCGAGATCTACCGGCTTCCCGGTTCGTAA
- a CDS encoding Fur family transcriptional regulator — MANTHVKEMKALKEHLGKHQLKLTRQRELILSAFLRQEHITAEAMYHQLAKSDPHLGLATIYRTLNLFCDAGLAQARHFGSQTQYDNIAHKGHHDHLICTGCQKIVEFENEEIERLQEEVASKNGFTITTHRLELYGLCSRCRH; from the coding sequence ATGGCGAATACACATGTGAAAGAAATGAAGGCGCTCAAGGAGCACCTGGGCAAGCATCAGCTCAAGCTCACCCGCCAGCGGGAATTGATCCTGAGCGCGTTTCTTCGACAAGAGCACATTACGGCGGAAGCCATGTATCACCAGCTGGCGAAGTCCGATCCTCACCTGGGGCTCGCCACTATCTACCGGACGCTCAACCTGTTCTGCGATGCAGGCCTGGCGCAGGCCCGCCACTTCGGCTCCCAGACACAGTACGACAATATCGCGCACAAGGGCCACCACGACCACCTCATCTGCACTGGTTGCCAGAAGATCGTGGAATTTGAAAATGAAGAGATCGAGCGGCTCCAGGAAGAAGTGGCCAGCAAGAACGGATTCACCATCACCACCCACCGGCTTGAGCTCTACGGTCTCTGTTCCCGCTGCCGCCATTGA
- a CDS encoding extracellular solute-binding protein, whose product MLFTCPLPTLRRTILSGLMLFVGVGLFVPSAQATDKLTIYSGRGERLIKPVLDAFTASTGIQIELLSSGTTELVNRLKAEGDRTSADLLITNDAGSLELARTAGLLRPLNMREVERAIPAQFRAPDNAWVGLSGRFWIVVYNTTLVKPDQVKSLLDLADPKWKDKIAIPNSGSEYLQAGVSVIRATHGDEKTRQFLQGLKTNADGQVYQKSSQIVDAVAKGQVALGIVNHYYIYRHLATQPNAPIAALMPDQQEGGMGAIMNVAGVGIIKSTKHLDSAKLLVEFLVAQAGQKLFADLDKEYPLHPDVKADPALVERKSFRAALVPLTKLAELREPTLTLIEQVGLR is encoded by the coding sequence ATGTTATTCACCTGCCCCCTACCAACATTGCGCCGGACGATCCTCTCCGGTCTCATGCTCTTCGTTGGCGTCGGGCTCTTCGTGCCTTCCGCCCAAGCAACCGACAAACTCACGATCTACTCTGGCCGCGGGGAACGGCTCATCAAACCAGTCCTCGACGCCTTTACGGCGAGCACCGGCATTCAAATCGAACTTCTCTCCTCCGGCACGACGGAATTGGTCAATCGACTGAAGGCAGAAGGCGATCGCACCTCGGCAGACCTCCTGATCACCAACGACGCGGGCAGCTTGGAGCTAGCCAGGACAGCCGGCCTCCTCCGCCCCTTGAACATGCGGGAAGTCGAACGGGCTATCCCGGCGCAATTCCGCGCGCCGGACAATGCCTGGGTCGGACTCTCTGGGCGATTCTGGATCGTCGTCTACAACACCACGCTGGTGAAGCCGGACCAAGTGAAGTCGCTCCTCGACCTCGCCGACCCCAAATGGAAAGATAAGATCGCCATTCCGAATTCCGGCAGCGAGTATCTGCAAGCAGGCGTGTCGGTCATTCGCGCCACCCATGGAGACGAAAAGACCAGACAGTTCCTGCAGGGCCTCAAAACCAATGCGGACGGCCAGGTCTATCAGAAGAGCTCGCAGATCGTGGATGCCGTCGCCAAGGGGCAAGTCGCGTTGGGAATCGTGAACCACTACTACATCTACCGTCACCTCGCCACGCAGCCCAACGCGCCGATCGCCGCCTTGATGCCGGACCAGCAGGAAGGCGGCATGGGGGCCATCATGAACGTCGCCGGTGTCGGCATCATCAAGTCGACCAAACATTTGGATAGCGCCAAGCTCCTGGTCGAATTCCTAGTCGCACAAGCAGGGCAGAAATTATTCGCAGACCTCGACAAGGAATATCCCCTTCACCCGGACGTGAAAGCGGACCCGGCCCTCGTGGAGCGCAAGAGCTTCCGTGCCGCCTTGGTCCCCCTTACCAAGCTGGCGGAATTGCGCGAGCCGACCCTCACGCTGATCGAACAAGTGGGTCTCCGGTAA
- a CDS encoding iron ABC transporter permease, whose amino-acid sequence MSTIRQQLASPLQLLALATAGLILLPLGYVTAQALSADPAVWSRLWSTRIPELLFNTISLAASVAVITLFLGVSTAWLVTRTEFPGRRLWEGALVLPLAMPTYVLAYVYSYLLGFGGPVEHLWQLMAGPQARIFSPHSYWGATLVMALDTFPFVYLLSRSALLSMNVSFEEVARASGASRLSTLWRVTLPLMRPSIAAGLALVILYVVSDFGAVSLLRYQTLTYAVFQQMTGRSDNTAASILSLLLVALALIFLITERWFRQRSRFYQTTGRYRAPQRHQYGWLGTVAITSYLGLIVGAAFALPASLLIQWSLSPEAQATLDSRFFGFVWNSGILAASAATGGVLIGLPLAYLASRRPTLLNVGCLQAAYAGYVLPGPVAALAVLVLFTKLAPVFYGSVLILIVAYVIHFLPAGLQSLEPALQQITPNLEEVSRTLGFGMRATWRRVTLPLVRNGFIVAWVLMFLQTMKELPATLLLRPVGFDTLAIRVWMEASEEYFQLAAPAALLIVLLSLPALALLVSKDWRAA is encoded by the coding sequence GTGAGCACGATTCGCCAACAGCTTGCTTCACCGCTGCAACTCCTTGCCCTCGCCACTGCGGGCCTCATCCTGCTCCCGCTTGGCTATGTCACGGCACAAGCTCTCTCGGCTGACCCGGCTGTCTGGAGCCGTTTATGGAGCACCCGCATTCCCGAGCTGCTGTTCAACACCATCTCCTTAGCCGCCAGCGTAGCGGTCATCACGCTCTTCCTGGGCGTCTCGACCGCCTGGCTGGTCACTCGCACAGAATTTCCCGGCCGCAGACTGTGGGAGGGCGCCTTGGTCCTTCCGCTGGCGATGCCGACCTACGTGCTGGCCTATGTCTATTCCTATCTTTTGGGATTCGGTGGTCCGGTCGAACATCTCTGGCAACTGATGGCCGGCCCTCAAGCCAGGATCTTTTCTCCCCATAGTTATTGGGGCGCGACGCTCGTCATGGCCTTGGATACCTTTCCCTTCGTCTATCTCCTCAGCCGGAGCGCCCTCCTCAGCATGAACGTTTCGTTCGAAGAGGTGGCGCGGGCCAGCGGCGCCTCCCGTCTCTCGACCCTCTGGCGCGTGACCCTGCCCTTGATGCGCCCCTCGATTGCCGCCGGGCTCGCCCTCGTCATTTTGTACGTCGTGTCGGACTTCGGCGCAGTCTCCTTGCTTCGCTACCAGACCCTCACCTATGCCGTGTTTCAGCAGATGACCGGACGATCCGATAATACGGCCGCGAGCATCTTGAGCCTCTTGCTGGTTGCCCTCGCGCTGATTTTCCTGATCACCGAACGGTGGTTCAGACAGCGGAGCCGGTTCTACCAAACGACCGGCCGCTACAGAGCTCCGCAACGGCATCAATATGGATGGCTCGGCACGGTCGCCATCACCAGCTATCTCGGCCTGATCGTCGGCGCAGCCTTCGCGCTTCCCGCCTCGCTCTTGATCCAATGGAGCCTGTCTCCCGAGGCGCAAGCGACGCTCGATAGCCGGTTTTTTGGGTTCGTTTGGAACAGCGGCATCCTGGCCGCCAGCGCCGCCACCGGCGGGGTTTTGATCGGCTTGCCGCTCGCCTACCTGGCGAGCCGCCGCCCGACCCTGCTGAACGTGGGCTGCCTGCAAGCAGCCTATGCCGGCTATGTGCTGCCGGGACCGGTGGCGGCGCTGGCCGTCCTCGTCCTCTTTACCAAACTAGCTCCGGTATTCTACGGCTCGGTCCTGATCCTCATCGTGGCCTACGTGATCCACTTTCTCCCGGCCGGCCTCCAATCGCTGGAACCGGCGCTCCAGCAAATTACCCCGAACCTGGAAGAGGTCTCGCGCACGCTAGGCTTTGGCATGCGGGCTACCTGGCGACGGGTGACGCTGCCGCTGGTCCGAAACGGATTTATCGTCGCCTGGGTCTTGATGTTTCTGCAGACGATGAAGGAGCTGCCTGCGACCCTCTTGTTACGGCCGGTGGGATTCGACACTCTGGCCATTCGCGTCTGGATGGAAGCGAGTGAGGAATATTTTCAGCTCGCCGCCCCCGCCGCGCTTCTCATTGTGTTACTGAGTCTCCCAGCATTGGCCTTGTTAGTCTCGAAAGATTGGCGCGCCGCCTAA
- a CDS encoding ABC transporter ATP-binding protein codes for MTPDHSTTPSSSEESRLQSHQAEPASSVLELRQVSCSYETGRPAVQDISFAAREGEILCLLGPSGCGKTTILRAIAGFEPVRSGQIFLSGQLVSSQEVMTPTENRRIGMVFQEYALFPHLRVQDNIAFGLSQLTRSLRAARVQEMLRLTGLEGFERRYPHELSGGQQQRVALARALVQSPVVLLLDEPFSNLDPDMAGRMRQELHDLLRRTKTTTILVTHDHDEAFAMADRIAVLNQGRLEQFDTPEMMYHMPATPFVADFVGQADFIPGTVSRGMVQTELGEFPDTLECQDGTAVVVMIRPDDIHLVPTEGARSRVLSRQFRGSENLYTVSLPSGQIAHSSQGSTSLYQAGTTVELRVLATHTVLFRQEKSAG; via the coding sequence GTGACCCCAGACCATTCCACCACACCAAGCTCTTCCGAGGAGAGCAGGCTCCAGAGCCACCAAGCCGAACCGGCCTCCTCGGTCTTGGAACTGCGACAGGTTTCCTGTTCCTATGAAACAGGACGGCCCGCGGTTCAGGACATTTCCTTCGCAGCGAGGGAGGGGGAAATTCTCTGCCTGCTTGGCCCCTCTGGCTGCGGAAAAACGACGATTCTTCGGGCCATCGCCGGGTTTGAACCGGTTCGCTCAGGGCAGATTTTCCTGTCGGGCCAACTCGTGTCGTCGCAGGAGGTGATGACCCCGACGGAAAACCGGCGCATCGGGATGGTCTTTCAAGAATATGCGCTCTTCCCCCATTTGCGCGTACAGGACAACATCGCCTTCGGGCTCAGCCAGCTCACGCGAAGCCTCCGTGCCGCGCGGGTCCAGGAGATGCTGCGGCTCACAGGGCTGGAGGGATTCGAACGGCGGTATCCGCACGAATTGTCGGGCGGCCAGCAACAGAGGGTCGCGCTGGCTCGCGCCCTCGTCCAAAGCCCCGTCGTGCTCCTGCTCGACGAACCATTCAGTAATTTGGACCCTGATATGGCAGGGCGCATGCGCCAGGAGCTGCACGACCTGTTACGCCGGACGAAAACGACGACCATACTCGTCACACATGACCATGATGAAGCCTTTGCCATGGCCGATCGCATCGCTGTCCTCAACCAGGGCCGCCTGGAGCAATTCGATACGCCGGAAATGATGTACCACATGCCGGCCACGCCCTTCGTGGCAGACTTTGTCGGTCAGGCGGACTTTATTCCTGGAACCGTATCTCGCGGCATGGTCCAGACCGAACTGGGAGAGTTTCCCGACACGCTCGAATGCCAAGACGGCACGGCCGTGGTCGTCATGATTCGTCCTGACGACATTCACCTCGTCCCGACGGAAGGTGCCCGCTCCCGCGTCCTCTCCCGCCAATTCCGTGGCTCGGAAAATCTCTACACGGTCAGCCTTCCCTCCGGTCAAATCGCCCATAGCAGTCAAGGCTCCACGAGCCTCTATCAGGCTGGCACGACGGTGGAGCTCCGTGTCCTGGCGACGCATACAGTACTCTTTCGACAAGAAAAGTCAGCCGGCTAG
- the exbB gene encoding TonB-system energizer ExbB, whose product MNALQNVVDYGIIGLLLALSLWTVAVAVERWLFYRRVNLAQYPSSLGLEMALTKRLVIIGTVAANAPYIGLLGTVLGIMLTFHTMGTSGTMAVNAIMIGLSLALKATAVGLLVAIPCVVMNNVLRRKVTELLALHKEQHAARH is encoded by the coding sequence ATGAACGCGCTGCAAAACGTCGTCGATTACGGCATCATCGGACTCCTCTTGGCGCTCAGCCTCTGGACCGTGGCCGTGGCGGTAGAGCGGTGGCTCTTTTACCGCCGCGTCAACCTCGCCCAGTACCCCAGCAGCCTGGGATTGGAAATGGCTCTGACCAAACGACTGGTCATCATCGGCACGGTCGCCGCAAACGCCCCCTATATCGGCCTGCTGGGCACCGTACTGGGCATCATGCTCACCTTCCACACGATGGGCACCTCCGGCACCATGGCCGTCAATGCCATCATGATCGGACTCAGCCTTGCGCTGAAAGCGACGGCGGTCGGACTGCTGGTCGCGATTCCCTGCGTCGTCATGAACAACGTGCTCCGTCGAAAAGTCACCGAGCTCCTCG